The following are from one region of the Plasmodium gaboni strain SY75 chromosome 12, whole genome shotgun sequence genome:
- a CDS encoding hypothetical protein (conserved Plasmodium protein, unknown function), producing the protein MNIINYLYQKSKNIYNRNINLYNYNNIENENLISNFVDVTNNSNLCYSKESSSQSSIFMNKNDHIYRNKKNKKKNKIKNNKDQSIIDNDSMSNNSSSNNYCGDFYNNNIMNNYNDVIIKKKYYKGDETSVTYNINKKKEKNKMKGKYYNDNISVNVNININNYDIKLKYDDKNKYKNNNIKNNLNFTKCSSNNNNNTYDNQGGKNNVYEFNIDNIGFDSKVYKNRCDGVCVLNDNIYIFDKIKKCIYLYTPYNNVWYIFLNIYEEMSLRKNTLLSISNCDIKNDLNENINKSYYKYHNNISFINYTDMVYLNNSLFIISSNAHFMNICKINVYNMNTLFSTIVVDTFSDEMNNFQTFFNLIKRNSDVKSDKTTINKKKNTKKEKKELDIFDDKKIYKCDNNDTDNYNDNYNDNDNDNKRNEYINKHKNIDNYTNKCFTYDDHKNISKDISFDDYKNIQNDLYSDKNGRTNNFYDQSGYNNNNNISKNESRVLHENMKKMNQDECTESSQFYFNSKSEYNNNYVEYVNGMSEIYEFLQNEKNNFFKKKKRIIKARDYFSICSVNEDCYSLIYLFGGKGNTIKNKDEYIDVIYNDLYLYDFYNNKWVELYPFKQNEKNKKNINFELINNNSLVDDIYIKKRNDNLLLDIDKNLNTCNEKKSYSDDICDDIFDEQKNYDNFSLFSCNNILPNNCEENNDSSNVPNKGLGKNTFDQITTTVGTIGTISSTNFGNDNVESVGELADVRGSFDNVICSSSTTYIKNSEQKKDNNYKMNHHMDSLLNNSINNNNIINNYPTEDVYNLICDSSDNLDFKHINNNKCEKSDVNMYPNDTHNKNHNKCNILKNEKTNIYHERNDFLCFNCLNNKKCTYICDIIKNDIKIKSIEWLGKRAGHSCVYYKSNLYIFGGIDFYSFNSNKINLNFCNNLFIYNIETNKCFEIIGKGEIPEKRYRHSCVLINDYMFIIGGECKNSSLPKYDIYFYDFSNSVWTEILINSKIGSNSLYKTVWLENFGSIYLFGSSIIRLTKKDFQYLPYNKKKKKQQGIHTNKKDYSAKNYFLSKSTFVKKTDIFQ; encoded by the coding sequence atgaatataataaactACTTATACCAGAAAAgcaaaaatatatataatagaaatataaatttatataattataataatatagaaaatgaaaatcTTATAAGTAATTTTGTGGATGTAACAAATAACAGTAACCTTTGTTACTCCAAGGAATCATCTTCACAAAGTTCAATATTCatgaataaaaatgatcacatatataggaataaaaagaataaaaaaaaaaataaaataaaaaataataaggaCCAAAGCATTATTGATAATGACAGCATGAGTAATAATAGCAGTAGTAATAATTACTGTGGtgatttttataataataatattatgaataattataacgatgtgataataaaaaaaaaatattataaaggGGATGAAACATCAGTGacttataatataaataaaaaaaaagaaaaaaataaaatgaaaggaaaatattataatgacaatataagtgtaaatgtaaatataaatataaataattatgatattaaattaaaatatgatgataaaaataaatataaaaataataatataaagaataatttGAATTTTACTAAATGTTctagtaataataataataatacttaTGACAATCAAGGgggaaaaaataatgtgtacgaatttaatattgataatattgGATTCGATTCaaaagtatataaaaatagatGTGATGGTGTGTGTgtattaaatgataatatatatatttttgataaaataaaaaaatgtatatatttgtatacaccatataataatgtatggtatatctttttaaatatatatgaagaaatGTCTTTAAGAAAGAATACACTTTTGTCTATATCAAATTGtgatattaaaaatgatttaaatgaaaatataaataaatcatattataaatatcataataatatttcatttattaattatacTGACATGGTCTACCTAAAcaattctttatttattataagCAGTAATGCCcattttatgaatatatgtaaaattaatgtgtataatatgaatacaCTTTTTTCAACTATAGTTGTAGATACATTTAGTGATgaaatgaataattttCAAACCTTctttaatttaattaaaagAAACAGTGATGTCAAAAGTGATAAGAcaacaataaataaaaaaaaaaataccaaaaaggaaaaaaaagaattggatatatttgatgataagaaaatatataaatgtgataataatgatactgataattataatgataattataatgataatgataatgataataagAGGAACGAGTATATCAACAAACATAAAAACATTGATAATTATACGAATAAGTGTTTTACTTATGATgatcataaaaatatatcaaaagatatatcatttgatgattataagaatatacaaaatgatttatattCTGATAAGAATGGTCGGacaaataatttttatgacCAAAGTGgatataacaataataataatatatcaaaaaatgAATCAAGGGTTTTACATGAAaacatgaaaaaaatgaatcAGGATGAATGCACAGAGAGTAGccaattttattttaatagCAAAAgtgaatataataataattatgtaGAATATGTCAATGGTATGTCCGAAATTTATGAATTTttacaaaatgaaaaaaataattttttcaaaaaaaagaaacgAATTATAAAAGCTCGAGattatttttcaatttGTAGCGTTAATGAAGATTGTTATTcattaatttatttatttggAGGTAAAGGGAATACCATTAAAAATAAGGATGAATATATAGatgttatttataatgatttatatttatacgatttttataataacaaatgGGTAGAATTATATCCATTTAAACaaaatgagaaaaataaaaaaaatattaattttgaactaattaataataatagtctagtagatgatatatatataaaaaaaagaaacgataatttattattagatatagacaaaaatttaaatacatgtaatgaaaaaaaatcatattCTGATGATATATGTGATGACATTTTTGATGAACAAAAGAATTATGATAACTTTTCATTATTCTcatgtaataatattttgcCCAATAATTgtgaagaaaataatgattCTTCAAATGTGCCTAATAAAGGATTAGGAAAAAATACATTTGACCAAATTACAACAACTGTAGGCACTATTGGAACAATTAGTAGCACAAATTTTGGTAATGATAATGTTGAAAGTGTAGGTGAATTGGCAGACGTCAGAGGATCTTTTGATAATGTAATTTGTTCTTCTTCaacaacatatataaaaaatagtGAACAGAAAAAggataataattataagaTGAATCACCACATGGATAGTTTGTTGAATAATtctattaataataataatattattaataattatccAACTGAAGATGTGTATAATCTCATTTGTGACTCTTCAGATAACTTAGAttttaaacatattaataataacaaatgTGAGAAAAGTGATGTGAATATGTATCCAAATGATACACATAATAAGAATCataataaatgtaatattttaaaaaatgaaaaaacaaatatttatcatGAAAGGAATGATTTTCTATGTTTTAATtgtttaaataataaaaagtgcacatatatttgtgatataataaaaaatgacataaaaataaaaagtataGAATGGTTAGGTAAAAGAGCTGGTCATTCCTgtgtatattataaaagcaatttatatatttttggAGGTATAGATTTTTATAGCTTTAACAGTAATAAAATCaatttaaatttttgtaataatttatttatatataatatagaaaCAAATAAATGTTTTGAAATTATTGGAAAAGGAGAAATACCAGAAAAGAGATATAGACATAGTTGTGTTTTAATTAATgattatatgtttataataGGTGGTGAATGTAAAAATTCGTCCTTACCaaaatatgatatttatttttatgatttttCAAATTCAGTATGGACAGAAATTCTTATAAATTCCAAAATTGGATCAAActctttatataaaaccGTATGGTTAGAAAATTTTGGATCCATTTATTTGTTTGGATCATCTATAATAAGGTTAACGAAAAAGGATTTCCAGTATTTAccatataataaaaagaaaaagaaacaaCAAGGCATTCatacaaataaaaaggatTATAGTGctaaaaattattttttaagtaAATCAACATTTGTTAAGAAAACGGATATATTccaataa
- a CDS encoding putative zinc finger protein, translating to MSLSNSSEKANHKNMEDDLNVGENNNNNNFISNDDGSFIDDNNIIEDECITPKDDEENINSKRKKKIGKMNNEENKNIRLGRRNDQSRCDQGNTTNYLQQNNNANINSVSNALHNVINEVMNSCVAHINNNNNMNNNNINNINNNRSTFNHLNFNMFSLNNNNTCNYNNDTNNYFLQDGVHVESNNADEDQVQEQNDEGEGNHVDQEGHRNRHRQRQAQRRRTQHEREDNHRNVNEEQNDENNNNNNSPSDEQNTSENEDYNNNGDDNNHDNNEDDDEENENDDDLDDEHNDEQEDEHDDDDQNNDQLNLQHLNVLSEYERRNNIQNRSNHLNNSNIMNNNNNNSNSNNNFINNIINNNLNQLNGIHNNNANRYNDALERYNLSNSNSSVILKNDKKKKNNNTTTNNNNNNSNNTNNNNNTNSNNNDNNNNNNNNITSNNKSLSHINTLNSSIVDNLTQYLQKELTCPICLDYFYLPVTMNCGHTFCRYCIGHNKLNGKNCPLCRQPLGNTACINTIISNLVRIYNLRRKSLKIYKSIEIVNTVDEMWWNENFIKPQVSVSLFLRIFLHDMISPPIFFDDLTSCVIDFFTVNKLWSKAKWVFNIKDCRVFSELIGYDKDDKETTSERLHAWVERYITQNPSMCMRKDEKIILKLYQDRTHRIDSHVFDSSVLPNRLPWDGGRHAKSLIHMPHSSVSLSHLLFVKAENNNIGVVDCGSTIGTMIKVNNYHVLKEGDVIHIGDRLEVTVSIDKNTAGMPYKGYVWNKNANKVLDRHELNELIKMETNSNQDIFITEDQIPSYCENIESNLLIKFDFGTTKEEITPKTEYIDPKGVVLGRGPYAQSSYKKISVTNSNGYVSREHCLIYYDGSKDAGERWLLRDTSTLGTFLKIKPFSNPIPLPIGSIFKAGQCKIEVCSHDSAQFIQYPERSISMHNTNNPPNNDNNNNNNNNNNNNSNNNNNNNNDNDSNNTNNNNNNNNNNNNNNNNNGGSNNSSGSTNHNGNNNSANNNNNSNNNNNNNNNAHNNSANNNNIQNVPNSNHANHNHSNDNNNNNNNNNNNNNNNNNNSNNNYRSNHGHTCISNNSYHRNSGSTNNYANNNMHSSYNNIINGIYNYQNNSRNLNNSSSFGMTNILQDNSLLENMSNVVNQNNNFEAIVQNLFQRNVNTLGRENNVSVFSSRNEQIRPNNNHNNNNNNNSSNTHNSNNNNNHCNHGDTYFYNYLRYSVNNNGRNNNNSGSIEYFNDNEESDNNNNNNSRERNNNRSNINDSSIVENHQHYHHNNNNNNNDNNNDEHDHNNNNSSGHSNNNNNNSNNSNSNSNNNSHGNSQNSNHSHNHSSGHNNYNKSHSNNHNCNHLNINNFDYSFNVNTRPRELVFNSRLGICFIKNKNSEIQIPQLHCSLNSNPNNMNNFINSNNNNHNFIPYSLDQSNSKYENNVSFINNNMINNMNNNMNNNMNNQHDEILDNTNSFFNIDSFNSERRNINISANINSIFNNINMDSPSLDNRINMGSKESLQNGPIRNMHSLNTNKKSDKPKTNDVYKNINKNNIERKNSKNGLKKFLMNNNKLDFLLKKKRNHSETFHYTNQMSTTQDEEESASNNINSTNYSEASGIYNEMNSLKLIYNYINNLNINNKKTNVSNNNIIECNSDLKIENNANTKNLNSIICSGEFNHITESNHNNNMNHMNSMNNMNNMNSMNNMNNMNNMNNMNNMNNMNNMNNMNNNINSHNHNNNLNNTNSNPFNELNHSYNNINDPIIIDDIKTKKLLFSDHNNVNENSFFQSIKMNN from the coding sequence atgagTTTATCAAATTCAAGCGAAAAAGCTAAccataaaaatatggaGGATGATTTAAATGTAGgagaaaataataataataataattttatatcaaaTGATGATGGTAGTTTTattgatgataataatataattgaAGACGAGTGTATTACTCCTAaagatgatgaagaaaatataaattctaaaagaaaaaaaaagattggaaaaatgaataatgaggagaataaaaatataagatTAGGAAGAAGAAATGATCAATCTAGATGTGACCAAGGAAACACAACAAATTATCTtcaacaaaataataatgcAAATATTAATTCTGTAAGCAATGCCTTACATAATGTGATAAATGAAGTAATGAATAGTTGTGTGGCTcacataaataataataataatatgaataataataatataaataatataaataataatcgCTCAACCTTTAACCATTTAAATTTTAACATGTTCTCtcttaataataataatacttGCAACTATAACAACGATAcgaataattattttttacaagACGGAGTACATGTAGAAAGTAATAACGCCGATGAAGACCAAGTTCAAGAACAGAACGATGAGGGAGAAGGAAACCATGTTGATCAAGAAGGACATAGAAATAGACACAGACAGAGACAAGCACAGAGACGAAGAACACAACATGAGCGTGAAGATAATCATAGAAATGTAAATGAAGAACAAAATGAcgaaaataataataataataatagtcCAAGTGACGAACAAAATACTAGTGAAAATGaagattataataataatggagatgataataatcatgataataatgaagatgatgatgaagaaaatgaaaacGATGATGATCTTGACGATGAACATAACGACGAACAAGAGGATGAAcatgatgatgatgatcAAAATAATGACCAATTAAATTTACAACATCTTAATGTCTTATCAGAATATGAAAGAAGAAATAACATACAAAATAGAAGTAATCATCTAAATAATAGCAACattatgaataataataataataatagtaatagtaataataattttattaataacataattaataataatctaAATCAACTTAATGGTATCCATAATAATAATGCGAATCGTTATAATGATGCATTAGAAAGATATAATTTATCAAATAGTAATTCAAGTGTAATTcttaaaaatgataaaaaaaaaaaaaataataacacCACCAccaacaataataataataatagtaataacacgaacaataataataatactaacagtaataataatgataataataataataataataataatattacaaGTAACAATAAATCCTTATCACATATCAATACTTTAAATAGCTCTATTGTAGATAACCTAACGcaatatttacaaaaagAATTAACATGCCCAATTTGTTTagattatttttatctacCTGTAACGATGAATTGTGGACATACCTTTTGTCGTTATTGTATTGGACATAATAAATTGAATGGTAAAAATTGTCCTTTATGTAGACAGCCATTAGGAAATACTGCATGCATAAATACTATAATTTCTAATTTGGTTcgtatatataatttgaGAAGAAAatctttaaaaatatataaatccATAGAGATAGTTAATACTGTTGATGAAATGTGGTGGAATGAAAATTTCATAAAACCTCAAGTTAGTGTTTCTTTATTCttaagaatatttttacatgATATGATTTCACCTcctatattttttgatgATCTAACATCATGTGTTATTGATTTCTTTACTGTTAATAAACTATGGTCCAAAGCTAAATGGgtatttaatataaaagattGTAGAGTTTTTTCAGAACTTATTGGATATGATAAAGATGATAAAGAAACAACCAGTGAGAGATTACATGCTTGGGTGGAACGTTATATAACACAAAATCCATCTATGTGTATGAgaaaagatgaaaaaattattttaaaattatatcaaGATAGAACCCATAGAATAGATAGCCATGTTTTTGATTCATCTGTTCTACCTAATCGTTTACCTTGGGATGGAGGTAGACATGCAAAAAGTTTAATTCACATGCCACATTCATCAGTATCCTTATcacatttattatttgtaaaagcagaaaataataatataggTGTAGTAGATTGTGGTTCAACTATAGGTACGATGATTAAGgtaaataattatcatgTATTAAAAGAAGGGGATGTAATACATATAGGTGATAGATTAGAAGTTACAGTATCTattgataaaaatacaGCAGGTATGCCATATAAAGGATATGTATGGAATAAAAATGCAAATAAAGTATTAGATAGACATgaattaaatgaattaattaaaatgGAAACAAATAGTAATCAAGATATATTCATAACAGAAGATCAAATACCTTCTTATTGTGAAAATATAGAATCTAACTTATTGATTAAATTCGATTTTGGTACTACCAAAGAAGAAATTACACCCAAAACTGAATATATAGATCCTAAAGGTGTTGTATTAGGAAGAGGTCCATATGCTCAATCaagttataaaaaaatatcagTGACCAATTCTAATGGATATGTATCTAGAGAACATTgtttaatttattatgatgGATCAAAAGATGCTGGTGAAAGATGGTTATTAAGAGATACAAGTACATTGGGAACATTTCTTAAAATAAAACCATTTTCAAATCCAATCCCTTTGCCTATAGGATCTATATTTAAGGCTGGTCAGTGTAAAATAGAAGTATGTTCTCATGACTCGGCTCAGTTTATTCAGTACCCTGAAAGATCCATATCCATGCATAACACAAACAACCCCCCCAACAATgacaacaacaataataataataataataataataataatagtaataataataataataataataatgacaatgatagtaataatacaaataacaacaataacaataataataataacaataataataacaataataatggTGGAAGTAATAATAGCAGTGGAAGCACTAACCATAATGGAAACAATAACAGCGcaaataataacaataatagcaacaacaataataataataataataatgcACATAATAACAGTgcaaataataataatattcaaaatGTTCCAAATAGTAACCATGCTAACCACAATCATTCAAACgataacaataataataacaataacaataataataacaataataataacaataataacaGTAATAACAATTATAGAAGTAACCATGGTCATACATGTATTTCAAATAATTCTTATCATCGTAATTCTGGAAGCACAAATAATTATGCAAACAATAATATGCATTCCagttataataatataatcaatggtatttataattatcaaaataattCAAGAAATTTAAATAACTCATCATCATTCGGTATGACAAATATACTACAAGATAATTCTCTCCTTGAAAATATGTCAAACGTTGTTAATCAAAATAACAACTTTGAGGCCATTGTTCAAAATTTATTTCAAAGAAATGTAAACACATTAGGAAGGGAAAATAATGTTTCTGTATTCTCATCAAGAAATGAACAAATACGCCCAAATAATAATcacaataataataataataataatagtagtaACACTCATAATAgtaacaataataataaccATTGCAATCATGGAGATACCTACTTTTATAACTATCTTCGTTATAGTGTTAATAACAATGGACGCAACAATAACAACAGCGGTAGCattgaatattttaatgatAACGAAGAAAGTGataacaacaataataataatagtagAGAAAGAAACAATAATAGATCCAATATAAATGATTCCAGCATTGTAGAAAATCACCAACATTATCACcacaataataataataataataacgataataataatgatgagcatgatcataataacaacaataGTAGTGGTCATTctaacaataataataataatagtaataatagtaatagtaatagtaataaCAATAGTCATGGTAATTCACAAAATAGTAACCATAGTCATAATCATAGTAGTGGTCACAATAATTATAACAAGAGTCACAGTAATAATCACAACTGTAATCATCTTAATATTAACAACTTTGATTACTCCTTTAATGTTAATACTAGACCTAGAGAACTTGTATTTAATTCTAGATTAGGTATTTGctttattaaaaataaaaattcaGAAATACAAATACCACAATTACATTGTAGTTTAAATAGTAACCctaataatatgaacaattttattaatagtaataataacaatcataattttattcCTTACAGTTTAGATCAAAGCAATAGTAAATATGAGAATAATgtttcttttataaataataatatgattaataatatgaataataatatgaataataatatgaataatcAACATGATGAAATCTTGGATAATACTAATTCCTTCTTTAATATAGACAGTTTTAATTCAGAAAGgagaaatataaatataagtgcaaatataaattcaatctttaataatattaatatggATAGTCCTAGTTTAGACAATCGAATAAATATGGGTTCAAAAGAAAGTTTACAAAATGGTCCTATAAGAAATATGCATTCATTgaatacaaataaaaaatctGATAAACCCAAAACTAATGatgtttataaaaatattaataaaaataatatagaaagaaaaaatagTAAAAATGGACTTAAGAAGTTTCTAATGAATAATAACAAATTagattttttattaaaaaaaaaaagaaatcaCTCTGAAACTTTTCATTATACAAATCAAATGAGTACAACACAAGATGAAGAAGAATCAGCatctaataatataaattcaaCAAATTATTCAGAAGCTAGtggtatatataatgaaatgaattctcttaaattaatttataattatattaataatttaaatataaataataaaaagacCAATGTATccaataataatattatagaaTGTAATAGCGATTTgaaaatagaaaataatgcaaatacaaaaaatttaaattcAATAATATGTTCTGGAGAATTTAATCATATAACCGAGAGcaatcataataataatatgaaccATATGAATAgtatgaataatatgaacaatatgaatagtatgaataatatgaataatatgaacaatatgaacaatatgaacaatatgaacaatatgaataatatgaataatatgaataataatataaattcgcataatcataataataaccTAAACAACACTAACAGTAACCCTTTTAATGAACTTAATCattcttataataatattaatgatcCAATAATTAtagatgatataaaaacaaaaaaacTTTTATTTTCCGACCATAACAATGTTAATGaaaattcattttttcaatcaatcaaaatgaataattaA
- a CDS encoding hypothetical protein (conserved Plasmodium protein, unknown function) — MLLKYQCILLFLFIFTNSIFVSSIKMKKMHIPWNHKIINSYNKTLLLNSLRQTKNNIFYATYIKTTPFLHINQRKINYLKKDNHSIYSKYYNNEPVYNTYNPILNYDILDIIKVYGRLAEHSKYESLNINININEQDEKVKENNNLFNKIFFFLKNKSTNDYNKIYWFHHFLKCGKMNFNDFKNSLFKLKFKWPKDSIFPTYNIFLFEKGLNKNMDSPTIRKKVENYMQYQEINDNLLKSCFYCFSDGKEYITVYDILRTFNNWKKNNKHKNNEKPKGLFSFFKKEQKEQDQSVDWFTFKKKIDLSTIHMYESKK; from the coding sequence ATGCTTCTGAAATATCAATGTATTCTTCtctttttgtttatattcACCAACAGTATATTTGTGAGCTcaataaaaatgaagaaaatgCATATACCATGGaatcataaaataattaatagttataataaaacattattattGAATTCCTTAAGgcaaacaaaaaataatatattttatgctacttatattaaaacaacaccttttttacatattaatcaaagaaaaataaattatttaaaaaaagataatcatagtatatattcaaaatattataataatgaacCAGTATATAATACCTACAACCctatattaaattatgaTATTTTAGATATAATTAAAGTGTATGGAAGATTAGCTGAGCATTCCAAATATGAATCTCTGAATatcaatataaatataaatgaacaAGATGAAAAAGTTAAAGAAAACAATAACTTATTtaacaaaatttttttctttttaaaaaataaaagtacAAATGATTACAATAAAATTTATTGgtttcatcattttttaaaatgtgGAAAAATGAACTTTAATGATTTCAAAAActcattatttaaattaaaattcAAATGGCCAAAGGATTCAATCTTTCCAACttataatatctttttatttgaaaaaggcttgaataaaaatatggaCTCACCAAcaataagaaaaaaagtGGAAAATTATATGCAGTATCAAGAAATAAATGACAATCTTTTGAAAAGTTGTTTTTACTGTTTCTCGGATGgtaaagaatatataacagtatatgatattttaagaacatttaataattggaagaaaaataataaacataaaaataatgaaaaacCGAAAGGACTGTTCTCATTCTTTAAAAAGGAACAAAAAGAACAAGACCAATCAGTTGATTGGTTTACAttcaaaaagaaaattGATCTCAGTACAATTCATATGTACGaatcaaaaaaatga
- a CDS encoding hypothetical protein (conserved Plasmodium protein, unknown function), whose protein sequence is MSEEEVIANDSSNTNVDSDVDEQSELLETRTAQELFDMGRLEFKENKNYDVAAERFSMAVEKKVKELNIEGSIHSDLREFYLSFADALLTKEEEKNDLFEFLKKKKQVEVSDNEETADKEEEVTDEQLAFEMFEFSRKCFEKLLEEKEDVPKKDILNYTYVFIRLGDINLLNHFFFEALKEYEKCVELREKYKVGDENLIAPLISLSQSYMFCGKRKEAVEYFEKVKKILLDVRQKTTPLPENTNEKIIRDTYDDVQIQINDLKRQIEEEGEEGKELGSQTIAKELVVTTKSEFDKSVLNKEKAEVTKITVSTVNNEEHVAKKRRINLSNYKN, encoded by the exons atgtCAG AAGAAGAAGTGATAGCTAATGACAGTTCAAATACGAACGTTGATTCGGATGTGGACGAACAGAGTG AACTTCTTGAAACAAGAACAGCTCAAGAATTATTTGATATGGGAAGATTGGAATTTaaagaaaacaaaaattatgaCGTAGCAGCTGAACGTTTTTCAATGGCAGTGGAAAAAAA agTCAAAGAATTAAATATCGAAGGAAGTATTCATAGCGATTTAAGAGAATTTTATTTAAGCTTTGCTGATGCTTTACTCACAAAAGAGgaggaaaaaaatgatCTATTTGaattcttaaaaaaaa aaaaaCAAGTTGAAGTATCTGATAATGAAGAAACAGCAGATAAAGAAGAGGAAGTTACCGACGAACaa CTTGCCTTCGAAATGTTCGAATTCTCAAGAAAATGttttgaaaaattattagaGGAGAAAGAGGATGTACCTAAAAAGGACATACTAAATTATACTTATGTCTTCATAAGATTAGGAgatattaatttattaaatcaCTTTTTTTTCGAAGCCCTAAAg GAATATGAAAAATGCGTTGAATTACGAGAGAAATACAAAGTAGGAGATGAAAATTTAATAGCGCctttaatatcattatcaCAAAGTTATATGTTTTGTGGAAAGAGAAAAGAGGCAGTAGAATACTTTGAAAAAGTTAAAAAGATATTGTTAGATGTAAGACAAAAAACAACACCCCTTCCAGAAAatacaaatgaaaaaattataagaGATACTTATGATGATGTGCAAATACAAATTAATGATCTTAAAAGACAAATCGAAGAAGAAGGGGAAGAAGGAAAAGAGTTAGGAAGCCAAACTATAGCTAAAGAATTGGTTGTAACAACAAAG TCCGAATTTGATAAATCTGTCTTAAATAAGGAGAAAGCTGAAGTTACTAAAATTACCGTATCAACAGTAAACAATGAAGAACATGTTGccaaaaaaagaagaattaaTCTATCTAATTATAAAAACTAA